From a single Verrucomicrobiia bacterium genomic region:
- a CDS encoding acetyl ornithine aminotransferase family protein: protein MSKFTKPKIKTSLPGPNARKLLKRDAAVVSPSYTRSYPLVADKGRGMWITDTDGNRFLDFTAGIAVTSTGHCHPRVVKALQKQAARLIHMSGTDFYYEAQVKLAEKLGALTPGKGVKKVFFTNSGTESVEAAFKLARYKTGREKMIAFFGAFHGRTMGALSLTGSKIIQKQKFGPLVPGVTHVEYPYFYRNCKHQDPLKYGEECVRYIEEVLFKKTIPPSEVAAIIVEPVQGEGGYVVPPPTFHPKLRELTRKYGILLIADEVQSGMGRTGKMFAIEHWNVEPDIITVAKGIASGMPLGAIIARGEVMDWEPGAHANTFGGNPLACVAALETIDLLETKLLKNSEVVGKYLLAGLESLSRRFLSIGDARGLGLMCAIEIVKNRATKEPAPALRDRIVQGAFEKGLLLLPCGETSIRFSPPLIASKKDVDVALEILEGVFSRL from the coding sequence ATGAGCAAGTTCACGAAGCCTAAAATCAAAACGTCCCTGCCGGGACCCAACGCCCGCAAACTTCTGAAGCGCGACGCGGCGGTCGTGTCGCCCTCGTATACCCGTTCGTATCCTCTTGTCGCGGACAAGGGGAGAGGCATGTGGATTACCGATACGGACGGTAACCGCTTCCTGGATTTCACGGCGGGCATCGCGGTGACGTCCACGGGCCATTGCCATCCTCGCGTCGTGAAGGCGCTGCAAAAACAGGCGGCGCGGCTCATCCACATGTCGGGCACGGATTTTTATTACGAGGCGCAGGTCAAGCTCGCGGAAAAACTCGGGGCGCTCACGCCGGGCAAAGGCGTCAAAAAAGTCTTTTTCACCAATTCCGGCACGGAATCGGTTGAGGCCGCGTTCAAGCTGGCGCGCTATAAGACCGGAAGGGAAAAGATGATTGCCTTTTTCGGCGCTTTTCACGGCCGCACCATGGGCGCGCTTTCCCTGACCGGCAGCAAGATCATTCAGAAGCAGAAGTTCGGGCCGCTCGTGCCCGGCGTCACGCATGTGGAATACCCGTATTTTTACCGGAACTGCAAACATCAGGATCCGCTGAAATACGGGGAAGAATGCGTGCGTTACATCGAGGAAGTGCTGTTCAAGAAAACGATTCCGCCGAGCGAAGTCGCGGCCATCATCGTGGAACCCGTGCAGGGCGAGGGGGGGTATGTGGTCCCGCCGCCGACCTTCCATCCCAAGCTGCGCGAGCTCACGCGCAAATACGGGATTCTCCTCATCGCCGACGAAGTGCAGTCAGGCATGGGGCGCACGGGCAAGATGTTCGCGATCGAACATTGGAACGTGGAGCCGGATATCATCACCGTGGCCAAGGGCATTGCCTCCGGCATGCCGCTCGGCGCCATCATCGCACGCGGCGAAGTCATGGATTGGGAACCGGGCGCGCATGCGAACACGTTCGGCGGGAATCCGCTGGCCTGCGTGGCCGCGCTGGAAACGATCGATCTTTTGGAAACCAAGCTCCTGAAAAACTCCGAAGTCGTGGGGAAGTATTTGCTGGCGGGCCTGGAAAGTTTAAGCCGCCGCTTTCTCTCGATCGGCGACGCGCGGGGACTTGGGCTTATGTGCGCCATCGAAATCGTCAAAAACCGAGCGACCAAAGAGCCGGCGCCCGCGCTGCGCGACCGCATCGTGCAGGGCGCGTTCGAAAAGGGACTCCTGCTGCTTCCTTGCGGCGAGACCTCCATCCGTTTTTCCCCGCCGCTCATCGCGTCCAAGAAAGACGTGGACGTGGCCCTCGAGATTTTAGAGGGCGTGTTTTCCCGCCTTTAA
- a CDS encoding aldehyde dehydrogenase family protein produces MAQLKNFIGGKKKASKSGRLLKDTNPADTRQVLASFPDSDARDVDAAVRAAAAAYESWHLVPPPKRGDILFRAGLLFEKEKKSLARLMTREMGKVLKEAEGDVQEAVDMAFYMAGEGRRLFGKTTTSELKNKFVMSVRQPLGVCGLITPWNFPVAIPSWKSFPALLCGNTVVLKPAEDTPATAIRFAEILTEAGLPDGVLNVVLGGPETGAALVRHPDVRLISFTGSSETGRKIAAECGRTLKRCSLELGGKNAQIVMDDADVDLALEGALWGAFGTAGQRCTATSRIYVQKKVYESFKRKMVAGARRMRLGDGMDPRVQVGPLVNADQLERVTDYVKLGEREGAKIECGGGPAKGPGLSHGYFFQPTVFTGVKPSMRIMKEEIFGPVVCIMPVSDLEDALKQINDTAYGLSSSIYTRDVNAAMKAIRDIEAGITYINGPTIGAEVHMPFGGVKDTGNGHREAGEHGLDIFSEWKSVYIDYSGKLQKAQIDTEPS; encoded by the coding sequence GTGGCTCAACTCAAAAATTTTATCGGCGGGAAAAAGAAGGCCTCGAAGAGCGGCCGCCTGCTCAAAGACACCAACCCCGCGGACACGCGCCAGGTTCTGGCCTCTTTTCCGGATTCCGACGCCCGCGACGTGGACGCCGCGGTGCGCGCGGCGGCCGCGGCTTATGAATCCTGGCACCTTGTGCCGCCGCCCAAGCGCGGCGACATCCTGTTCCGCGCGGGACTGCTTTTCGAAAAAGAGAAAAAGAGCCTGGCTCGGCTCATGACGCGCGAAATGGGCAAGGTCCTGAAAGAAGCCGAGGGTGATGTGCAGGAAGCTGTCGACATGGCTTTCTACATGGCCGGCGAAGGCCGCCGCCTTTTCGGCAAGACGACCACCAGCGAATTGAAAAATAAATTCGTGATGAGCGTGCGCCAGCCTCTCGGCGTGTGCGGCCTCATCACGCCGTGGAATTTCCCCGTCGCCATTCCTTCCTGGAAATCTTTTCCCGCGCTCCTCTGCGGCAATACCGTGGTGCTGAAACCCGCGGAAGACACGCCCGCAACAGCGATCCGTTTCGCCGAAATTCTTACCGAGGCCGGGCTTCCGGACGGCGTCCTGAATGTGGTGCTCGGAGGCCCGGAAACCGGAGCCGCGCTCGTGCGGCATCCGGACGTGCGCTTGATTTCTTTTACCGGCTCGAGTGAAACCGGGCGCAAGATCGCGGCCGAATGCGGCCGCACGCTGAAGCGCTGTTCGCTGGAGCTGGGCGGCAAGAACGCGCAGATCGTCATGGACGATGCGGACGTGGACCTCGCGCTGGAAGGCGCCTTGTGGGGCGCTTTCGGGACCGCGGGCCAGCGCTGTACCGCGACCAGCCGCATCTACGTGCAGAAAAAAGTCTACGAGTCGTTCAAACGCAAGATGGTGGCCGGCGCCCGCAGGATGCGACTGGGCGACGGGATGGATCCCCGGGTGCAGGTGGGGCCGCTCGTCAACGCGGACCAGCTCGAGCGCGTGACCGATTACGTGAAACTCGGCGAGCGCGAAGGCGCGAAGATCGAATGCGGCGGCGGTCCGGCCAAAGGCCCGGGCCTTTCGCACGGCTATTTTTTCCAGCCCACGGTTTTTACCGGAGTGAAGCCTTCCATGCGCATCATGAAAGAAGAAATTTTCGGGCCTGTGGTCTGCATCATGCCGGTGAGCGACCTGGAAGACGCGCTGAAGCAGATCAACGACACGGCCTACGGCCTTTCGTCCTCGATTTACACGCGCGATGTCAACGCGGCCATGAAGGCGATCCGAGACATTGAAGCCGGGATCACCTACATCAACGGCCCCACGATCGGCGCGGAAGTGCACATGCCGTTCGGCGGCGTCAAAGACACGGGCAACGGCCACCGCGAAGCCGGCGAGCACGGATTGGACATTTTTAGTGAATGGAAAAGCGTTTACATTGACTATTCAGGCAAGCTACAGAAAGCCCAGATCGATACCGAGCCATCATGA